The Streptomyces luteogriseus genome includes a window with the following:
- a CDS encoding TIGR03619 family F420-dependent LLM class oxidoreductase, which produces MKIGVNVPNFGPGTDPGVLRSWAQTVEGLGFDLLMISDHIAITPDVAERYPAPFYEPFTTLSWLAGITTRIQLGTTVLIAPYRHPLLTARMAANLNELSGGRLVLGVGVGWARQEFTALGIPFSQRGQLTDGHLRDIRAAWKDTASYGDRRIPVWVGGNSDAGLRRAVRVGDAWHPLRPTVPWLRKAAGRLQTYADEQHLPVPALAPRIALRLTKEPVDGAGRLAGEGTIDQIMDDLDQLRLLGAKSVVLDTYPGDPHTTCHPQAAWQALATVAAHLLPPSTPPRTTMEQS; this is translated from the coding sequence ATGAAGATCGGAGTGAACGTCCCCAATTTCGGCCCGGGCACCGACCCCGGAGTGTTGCGAAGCTGGGCCCAGACCGTGGAAGGCCTGGGCTTCGACCTACTGATGATCTCGGACCACATCGCCATTACGCCGGATGTTGCCGAGCGCTATCCGGCACCCTTCTACGAGCCGTTCACCACCTTGTCCTGGCTGGCCGGCATCACCACCCGTATCCAGCTCGGCACGACGGTCCTCATCGCTCCCTACCGGCACCCTCTGCTCACCGCCCGAATGGCGGCCAATCTGAATGAGCTGAGCGGCGGCCGGCTGGTCCTCGGCGTGGGAGTGGGCTGGGCGCGGCAGGAGTTCACCGCCCTCGGCATCCCGTTCTCACAGCGCGGACAGCTGACCGACGGCCACCTGCGGGACATCCGGGCCGCCTGGAAGGACACCGCCTCATACGGAGACCGCCGGATCCCGGTGTGGGTCGGCGGCAACAGCGACGCGGGACTGCGCCGGGCCGTACGAGTCGGAGACGCATGGCATCCGCTGCGCCCCACCGTGCCGTGGCTGCGCAAAGCCGCAGGCAGGCTGCAGACGTACGCGGACGAGCAACACTTGCCCGTGCCCGCCCTGGCTCCCCGCATCGCCCTGCGACTCACCAAGGAACCGGTCGACGGAGCGGGACGGCTCGCCGGAGAGGGCACCATCGATCAGATCATGGACGACCTCGACCAACTGCGGCTGCTGGGCGCCAAGTCCGTCGTCCTCGACACCTACCCGGGCGACCCCCACACGACATGTCACCCGCAGGCGGCCTGGCAGGCCCTCGCCACCGTGGCCGCGCACCTTCTCCCACCCAGCACCCCACCCCGCACCACGATGGAGCAGTCATGA
- a CDS encoding nucleoside deaminase encodes MTTLDDHPLLRQAISLAAKARASGNPPFGSLLAGPDGTILAEEHNTTLTDNDVTAHPELKLARWAARELDAQTAAGTTMYTSCQPCGMCEAVIQWAGLRRVVFALSNEQLLDIRPGSSRRPVPQDGPALLDEVRAAVEPYYR; translated from the coding sequence ATGACCACACTCGACGACCACCCCCTCCTCCGGCAGGCCATCTCTCTCGCGGCCAAGGCACGCGCGAGCGGCAACCCGCCCTTTGGATCTCTGTTGGCAGGACCGGACGGGACAATCCTGGCCGAGGAGCACAACACCACCCTCACCGACAATGACGTCACAGCACACCCGGAACTCAAATTGGCGAGGTGGGCCGCAAGAGAACTCGACGCGCAGACCGCGGCAGGCACCACCATGTACACCAGCTGCCAGCCGTGCGGGATGTGCGAGGCAGTCATCCAATGGGCGGGGCTGCGGCGAGTGGTGTTCGCCCTGTCCAACGAACAGCTCCTGGACATCAGGCCGGGCAGCAGCCGACGGCCCGTGCCGCAGGATGGCCCCGCGCTGCTCGACGAGGTACGGGCTGCGGTCGAGCCCTACTATCGCTGA